A window of Mycolicibacterium madagascariense genomic DNA:
GCCATCGTGATCTCATTCAGTCGGGTCCGGGACTGTGTCGCGATCTACGGTAGGCGGTGTGACGGGTTCGTGCGCGGCGGCGGCGGGTGTGCCGGGCGCCGTCGGACACCACCGGCGGGCCGCCCGGGCGGCACTGTTGCTGTTCGCCGGCGTGACGGCGCTGACCGTCATCGTGGACACCTCGCCGCCGCCTGTCGCTCGCGCCGACGCGGTGCCGACCACCGCGGTGGTGTTGCGGGTCGTCGACGGCGACACGGTCGACGTCCGCGACGACGTGCGCGGGCGGCTGCGGATCCGCCTGCTCGGCATCGACAGTCCCGAGACGAAGAAACCGGGCTACACCGTCGCCTGCTGGGGCGAGGAGGCCAGTCGGTTCGCCACGGAAACGCTTCTCGGACAACGGGTTGCGCTCATCGGCGACCCGTCGCAGGACCGGACCGATCGCTACGGTCGCACCCTGGCCTACCTCGACCTCGCCGACGGCTGGGACTACTCGGTGGAGGCCGCCCGCGCCGGCGCCGCACACTCCTACGTCTATCGCGGCCGCCCGGTCGAGCGCGCGGCCGCCATCGACGCGGCCGAGCAGGAGGCCCGCGACGCCGGGCGCGGGCTCTGGGGGCCACCCTGCTTCGGGCACACCGACTCCGTGCCGCGCTGACGCGGCCCGACGCCTTCTCACAGCTGGCGTGGGCGTGTCTGAGAGGCCCGCCGCCCGACGGTCGTGGCACCGTTGATGGAGACGTCGCACGACCCGCGCGACCAGATCCCGATCAGGCTGACCATGAGCATGGACCGACCCACCCGCGTCGTCTGCGACTGTTGCGACCTGGACTTCCCCGAGTGGATGGCGTCGGACGAATGGGAGGCCGGCGACCGGTCCCGCGGCTGGTGCTGCCCCACGTGCGAGCACCATCTGGGTGACGAACTGCTCCTCGCCCGCGACCACGAGGACGAGCTGCGCCTGCGCCTGGACAACGCGCTCGCCGACCTCGACGCCGAGACCTACCGCGCCGAGGACCACCGCGAGAAGATGCTGGCCGCCTTTCGGGCCCGCGACCACGTCCTCAAGCAGTTCGAGCGGCTGGCGCGCTACCACCGCGCCACCGAGCACGGCTGCATCTGCGGTAAGCGCAACTGCGAGACCCTGGCCGTGGTGGACGCCGACTGGATCACCGACCGGATCGCGGCGATGTACCGGCACGGTTAGCCGACCCGGCCGGGTACCTTGGCGTCGGCGGGCACGACGGTCGACGGTGCAGGAGGGTCCCTTGAGGCGGGCAGTGGCGGCAGCGGTGGGCTGCCTGGCCGTTGCCGCCCTGACGGCGTCGGGGTGCGGCGGGCCCGATCAGCGCGATGCGACCCCCGTCGTCTCCAAAGAAGCGCTGCGCGAACATGTCTCGAACCAATTGACCGCGGCGGGCCGGGCCCCTCGGTCGGTCACCTGCCCGGCCGACCTGGTGGGCGAGGTCGGCAGAACTGCGTCGTGCGACGTCGTCCTCGGTGACGGCGGGGGCATGCGGGCGAACGCGCGGGTGACCGCCGTCGACGGCACCGCCGTCGCGTACGACACCACGCCGTCGATGACCCAGGGCCAGCTGGACGAGTCGTTGCGGGCCGCCGTGCGGCGGGCGGGGTCCGCCGCCGTCGACGCGGTGTCGTGTGAGTCCGGGCTCGCGGGCACCGTCGGTTCGACCGCCTTCTGCAACGTCACCACCGGCCCCACGACGGTCCATCAGATGGTGGCCGTCAACCACGTCGACGGCCTCGTCATGACCTTCGTGGTCGTGCCGCACATCGCGAAGGCCGACCTCGAGGCCTCCCTGCAGGCCAGGGTGCAGCAGCAGCTCGGCCAACGGCCCTATGCCGCCGCGTGCCGGGACGACCTGCAGGGCGTGCCGGGCTCCACCGTGGCCTGCGACGTGTTCGTCGGCGCAGGTCCGCGCCCCTTCACGCTGGTGGTCACCACCGTGCGCGGCGAAGACATCGACTACCGGTTCGCCCCCTCGCAGTAGCGGGTTTCCCGGGCGGGGGGCCGGGTATGTGCACGTCCAGTGTCCTCCAGCAGCCGCGGGGACTCGTCTCGGCGTCAGCGACGACGCAGGTCACCTCCGTGGGCGCCGAGACGAGTCGACCCCACGCTGCGCCGTCGTGAAGGAGTTGCAGTGTTACGGGTCGCCTCGGTGCCGGCGTCGCACGTGTACGTTCGCCATCTCGCCCACCCCGGTGGGGGCGACGGAGTGCGCCGACTGCCCGATCCCGACCCCGCCGACGGACACGTCGCGCCCGGCAAGTGGTGGCCGCCGGCGATGTTCGAGCCGGGCTGGGTGACCGAGCACCACCGGCTCTTCGACGTGTTTCACGTGCACTTCGGATTCGACTCCTGCTCACCGCGAGTCCTCGAGTCGGTGCTGCGCGAACTCGACGAGCACGACAAGCCGCTCGTCTACACCGTGCACGATCTGCGCAACCCGCACCACCCCCAGCGGACGGCACACGACGAGCAACAGGACGTGCTGATCACCGCGGCGCATTCCCTGATCACGTTGACTCCCGGTGCGGCACAACACATCTCCGATCGGTGGCAGCGCACGCCCGTGGTGCTGCCCCATCCCCACGTGCTGGACCCGGCCCGCATCGAGGCGCCCCGCCCCGACGGCGGACCGTTCGTCGTCGCGGTGCACGCGAAGAGCCTGCGCGCCAACATGGATCCGCTGACCGTGCTGGACGCGCTCGCGCCGATCGTCGGCGAGATTCCTGGCGCCGTCCTTCGCATCGACGTGCACGACGAGATCTTCGAGCCCGAGAACCATTGGTACGCACCGGATCTCGGTCTAGCACTGCTGCGGTACGGTGACCACCCCCACGTCGAGGTGAGCGTGCACCCCCTGTTCACCGACGACGAACTGTGGGCGTACCTGTCCGACGTGTCGGTGTCGGTGCTCGCCTACCGCTTCGGCACCCATTCCGGTTGGCTGGAGGCGTGTTTCGACCTCGGCACCGCCGTCATCGCGCCGAGTTGCGGGTTCTACGGCGAACAGCGGCCGTGCGAGGTCTACGAGCTGACCGAGACCACTTTCGACGCGACGTCGCTGCGCGATGCGGTGCACGCCAGTCACGACCGCTGGCGGGCCGGTGAGGTCCCGCGGGCCACGTGGGAGCAGCGCCTGGCCGAACGCGTCGCGGTCGCCGACGCCCACTACGACGTCTACTCGGCAGCAGTGGCATGAGCGCACCGTTGCGCGTCGCGCTGATCGCCTCCAACCGCTTTCCCCTGCGCCAGCCCTTCGCGGGCGGGCTCGAGGCGCACGTCTGGCAGCTGGCCCGCGCGCTGGCCGACCGCGGCCACGACGTGTCGCTGTTCGCCGCACCCGGCTCGGACCCCGGGCTCGGCTGCGACACCCTCACCGTCAGGGAGCTGACGTTGTCGGCTGCGGCGCTTGCGGATTCGTCGATGCCCGCGGCCGCCCACATGTCCGATCACCACGCCTACCTGAGCCTCATGATGAGTCTCGCCAGGGCCGGCGGCGGTGGATACGACGTGATCCACAACCACAGCCTGCACCACCTGCCCGTCGCGATGGCACCCATGGTGCCGACGCCGATGCTGACCACCGTGCACACCCCGCCGACGCCGTGGCTGGAGTCCGCACTGCTCGTCACCGGGGGCGCGGGCACCCGCTTCGCCGCGGTCAGCAGGCACACCGCCGATGCGTGGAGCCATGCCGCGCCCGACGTCACCGTCGTGCCCAACGGCGTGGACACCAACCAGTGGCGCCTCGGGCCGGGCGGTGACGAGTTGGTGTGGTTCGGGCGGATCACCCCGGAGAAGGCGCCGCACCTGGCCATCGAGGCGGCGCGACTGGCGAACCGACCCCTGGTGATCGCCGGACCGGTCAGCGATCAGGCCTACTACGAGGATCTCGTCGCCCCGGGCCTCGGCGGCCGGGTGCGCTACGCGGGCCACCTGCGCCACGACGAACTGAGCCGCCTGGTCGGTCGCTCGGCGGCCGCGCTCGTCACCCCGGTGTGGGACGAGCCCTACGGTCTGGTCGTGGCCGAGGCCATGTCGTGCGGAACACCGGTGGTCGCGTTCGCCCGCGGTGGCATTCCGGAGACCGTCGGGCGCCGAAGCGGGCGCCTGGTCCCGCCGGGAGACACCGCGGCGATGGCCGCGGCCATCCCCGAGGCCATCGCCCTGTCGCGCCCCACGGTGCACGAACACGCGGTGGCGCACTGCTCGGCGGAGGCCATGGTGACCGCGTACCTGCGGCTGTACCGCACCATGCTCGACGACCCGAACGGGAAGAACGATGATCGGCTACTACATCCACCATCACGGTCGCGGGCATCTGCACCGAGCCATCGCCATCTCCGCACACCTTCACCAGCCGGTCACCGTCCTGACCTCGCTGGACGTTCCTAGCCAGCATCCCTTCGCCGGCGTCGTCACCCTGCCCCGCGACGATGCGGGGCCCCGGCGGCCCGACCCCACCGCGTCCGGCGCGCTGCACTGGGCGCCGCACCACGACGACGGTCTGGCCGCGCGAATGGCGTTGGTGGCCAGATGGATCGAGCAGACCCGGCCCTCGGCGATGGTGGTCGACGTGTCGATGGAGGTCGCCACCCTGGCTCGGCTGCTGGGGGTGCCCGTGGTCGTCATGGCGCTGCCCGGCGAGCGCACCGACGCCCCCCACCTCACCGTGCATCAGCTGGCCGACCACCTCATCGCCGCGTGGCCGCCCGGGGCGTACGAGCCGGCGTGGCTGCGTGCCCACGCGTACAAGACCAGCTACGTCGGTGGGATCAGCGTCTTCGCCCACCGTCCCCGTCCCCCGGCTCCCGGTCGCGGCGGCCCCACGCGGATCCTGGTGCTCGGCGGGTCCGGCGGCTCCGCCGTCGACCAGGCCACCGTCGACGCGTGTGCCGCCGCCCTACCCGAGATGGATTGGCGCACACTGGGATTGACGGGCGGTCCGGTCAGCGCCGACCCGTGGCCCGACGTCTGCGCGGCCGACGTCGTCGTGACCCACGCCGGCCAGGGCTGCATCGCCGACGTGGCGGCGGCCCGGCGGCCGGCGATCGTGCTGGCCCAGCGCCGTCCGTTCGGCGAACAGGACGCGACCGCCGACACGCTCGCCCGCAACGGGCTCGCGGTCGTCGTCCGGGAGTGGCCCGCGCACGACGCCTGGCCGGGACTCGTCGACCGGGCCCTGCGTCTGGACCCCGAGCGGTGGCAGAGCTGGCAGACCGAGGACGCCGCCGTCCGCGCCGCCCGCGCCATCGAGGCCACCGCCGACCGCCTCGCACCCGCCGGGGTGCCATGAGGACCGCGGTGATCACCACGGCCCACGGACGCCACGCGCACCTGCGCCGCCAGCTGGCCGGCCTGCGCGGCGGCACCCGTCGGGCCGATCTGCACGTGCTCGTCGCCGTCGACGATCCCGACGTCGCGGCGATCGGGGCGGCCGCGGGCGCCGAGGTCGTGACCTGCGACGGCGGCACCGACGGGCTGCCGATCGGCGCTGCCCGCAACGCGGGCGCCCGCACCGCGCTGGACCGCGACGCCGACCTCCTCGTCTTCCTCGACGTCGACTGCATCCCCGGCGTGCAGCTGCTCGACCGCTACACCGCGGCGGCGGCCACCCCCGAGCACCGTGACGCCCTGCTGTGCGGCCCGGT
This region includes:
- a CDS encoding glycosyltransferase family protein, which produces MLRVASVPASHVYVRHLAHPGGGDGVRRLPDPDPADGHVAPGKWWPPAMFEPGWVTEHHRLFDVFHVHFGFDSCSPRVLESVLRELDEHDKPLVYTVHDLRNPHHPQRTAHDEQQDVLITAAHSLITLTPGAAQHISDRWQRTPVVLPHPHVLDPARIEAPRPDGGPFVVAVHAKSLRANMDPLTVLDALAPIVGEIPGAVLRIDVHDEIFEPENHWYAPDLGLALLRYGDHPHVEVSVHPLFTDDELWAYLSDVSVSVLAYRFGTHSGWLEACFDLGTAVIAPSCGFYGEQRPCEVYELTETTFDATSLRDAVHASHDRWRAGEVPRATWEQRLAERVAVADAHYDVYSAAVA
- a CDS encoding glycosyltransferase, with the translated sequence MIGYYIHHHGRGHLHRAIAISAHLHQPVTVLTSLDVPSQHPFAGVVTLPRDDAGPRRPDPTASGALHWAPHHDDGLAARMALVARWIEQTRPSAMVVDVSMEVATLARLLGVPVVVMALPGERTDAPHLTVHQLADHLIAAWPPGAYEPAWLRAHAYKTSYVGGISVFAHRPRPPAPGRGGPTRILVLGGSGGSAVDQATVDACAAALPEMDWRTLGLTGGPVSADPWPDVCAADVVVTHAGQGCIADVAAARRPAIVLAQRRPFGEQDATADTLARNGLAVVVREWPAHDAWPGLVDRALRLDPERWQSWQTEDAAVRAARAIEATADRLAPAGVP
- a CDS encoding DUF4333 domain-containing protein, which gives rise to MRRAVAAAVGCLAVAALTASGCGGPDQRDATPVVSKEALREHVSNQLTAAGRAPRSVTCPADLVGEVGRTASCDVVLGDGGGMRANARVTAVDGTAVAYDTTPSMTQGQLDESLRAAVRRAGSAAVDAVSCESGLAGTVGSTAFCNVTTGPTTVHQMVAVNHVDGLVMTFVVVPHIAKADLEASLQARVQQQLGQRPYAAACRDDLQGVPGSTVACDVFVGAGPRPFTLVVTTVRGEDIDYRFAPSQ
- a CDS encoding thermonuclease family protein, whose translation is MTGSCAAAAGVPGAVGHHRRAARAALLLFAGVTALTVIVDTSPPPVARADAVPTTAVVLRVVDGDTVDVRDDVRGRLRIRLLGIDSPETKKPGYTVACWGEEASRFATETLLGQRVALIGDPSQDRTDRYGRTLAYLDLADGWDYSVEAARAGAAHSYVYRGRPVERAAAIDAAEQEARDAGRGLWGPPCFGHTDSVPR
- a CDS encoding glycosyltransferase, whose amino-acid sequence is MSAPLRVALIASNRFPLRQPFAGGLEAHVWQLARALADRGHDVSLFAAPGSDPGLGCDTLTVRELTLSAAALADSSMPAAAHMSDHHAYLSLMMSLARAGGGGYDVIHNHSLHHLPVAMAPMVPTPMLTTVHTPPTPWLESALLVTGGAGTRFAAVSRHTADAWSHAAPDVTVVPNGVDTNQWRLGPGGDELVWFGRITPEKAPHLAIEAARLANRPLVIAGPVSDQAYYEDLVAPGLGGRVRYAGHLRHDELSRLVGRSAAALVTPVWDEPYGLVVAEAMSCGTPVVAFARGGIPETVGRRSGRLVPPGDTAAMAAAIPEAIALSRPTVHEHAVAHCSAEAMVTAYLRLYRTMLDDPNGKNDDRLLHPPSRSRASAPSHRHLRTPSPAGHRPDLAGRS